In one Bacteroides intestinalis DSM 17393 genomic region, the following are encoded:
- a CDS encoding chondroitinase family polysaccharide lyase, which translates to MTRKHLLFTLALLCSQVSFAQFIGFETEIPKEFTTADKGKIALSTRYYKEGRQSLEWDFRSGSKLNISLEKLLTLDEQMENSYGITLWIYNEVPQQDSIRFEFLSPQGDVSYWFSFQLASAGWRACWIGFQHMKGNKQNKEIASYRLIAPERKGRIFLDRLTFPVKKMNDRTTPDLQIPYNNSLSYRDLWHWCRVWQWEQYKYDIPLPSTLTQAEKEELRTVEQRLTTALDIQKAPKEAVSKAYDVFQKTNIQRSGTGFTGAPILTPDELDRSKGEISWNDLETMLSGFAYDAYYNHSGSSRQNYFTVWDFAINQGFSFGSGMGTNHHYGYQVRKIYTTAWLMRDAIWKAPNRDNILSTLIFWSALQETRQPYQYGRDELLDSWHTLLMAKTVSALLFTDERERVRALKGLSRWVSSSLQYTPGTIGGIKVDGTTFHHGGFYPAYTTGVLAMVGQFISLTNKTVYEPTEEARQVLKSAFIAMRNYSNKYEWGVGISGRHPFGGSMKADDVAAFAYLALSGDLSGEGNAFDHHLAADYLRLCEKDTPEARYFKTQGITPASAPQGFFVYNYGAAGIFRRSDWMVTLKGYTTDVWGSEIYRKDNRYGRYQSYGSVQIMGYPSRLSSGYDENGWDWNRLPGTTTIHLPFELLDSPLPGTTMAHSKENFSGSSSLEGKNGMFVTKLMERELKNFTPDFVARKSVFCFENRMICLGTGIHNSNNEYPTETTLFQSTFQKGKSTILVNGEEEKEIGFKKKLSGTTEKLLSIWDGYNNHYFVKDGNVQIQITKQESRHEKTRAVTQGTFASAWIEHGKAPKNGTYEYLVWIQPTDQELKNYEATQTYEVLQRNDSAHIVHDRLTDITAYAVFETYRSQRDSLLNLIPAETMVMYRRDKANIIMSVCDPNLNIEEKAYTTKNPSRVLEKRLELKGKWKISTPNEKVTLTADGENTILTVHCQHGQPVEFSLQQN; encoded by the coding sequence ATGACCAGAAAACACTTGCTATTCACCCTTGCGTTGCTATGCAGCCAAGTATCTTTTGCTCAATTCATAGGTTTTGAGACAGAAATCCCCAAAGAGTTTACAACAGCCGATAAGGGAAAAATCGCCCTGTCCACCCGGTATTACAAAGAAGGGAGGCAAAGCCTAGAATGGGATTTCCGTTCCGGTTCCAAACTCAATATTTCTCTAGAAAAGCTTCTCACCCTTGATGAACAAATGGAAAATTCATACGGAATAACTTTATGGATTTATAATGAAGTCCCCCAGCAAGATTCCATTCGTTTTGAGTTCCTTTCCCCCCAAGGAGATGTGTCTTATTGGTTCAGTTTCCAGTTGGCATCGGCTGGCTGGCGCGCTTGCTGGATTGGCTTCCAACACATGAAAGGAAATAAACAAAACAAAGAAATAGCAAGTTATCGACTGATAGCCCCTGAACGAAAAGGCCGCATATTTCTGGACCGTTTGACTTTCCCTGTGAAAAAGATGAACGACCGCACTACCCCCGACTTGCAGATACCTTACAATAACTCCCTTTCCTATCGTGACCTGTGGCATTGGTGCCGGGTTTGGCAATGGGAACAATATAAGTATGATATCCCACTACCTTCCACCCTCACTCAAGCAGAAAAAGAGGAACTGCGCACAGTGGAACAACGGTTGACCACCGCCCTCGATATTCAAAAAGCACCGAAAGAAGCAGTCTCCAAAGCATACGATGTTTTTCAGAAAACCAATATTCAGCGCTCCGGAACAGGATTCACAGGTGCTCCTATCCTGACTCCCGATGAACTGGACCGTTCTAAAGGAGAAATATCCTGGAATGACTTGGAAACAATGCTCTCCGGATTCGCTTACGATGCTTATTACAATCATTCCGGATCTTCCCGTCAGAATTACTTCACTGTCTGGGACTTCGCCATCAATCAAGGATTCTCTTTCGGTAGCGGAATGGGAACCAATCATCATTACGGCTATCAAGTACGGAAGATATATACTACAGCCTGGTTAATGCGCGACGCTATCTGGAAGGCTCCCAACCGGGATAATATCTTGTCTACCCTCATTTTCTGGTCTGCCTTGCAAGAAACCCGCCAGCCTTATCAATACGGCAGAGATGAATTGCTGGACAGTTGGCATACGCTTTTAATGGCTAAAACAGTTTCAGCACTGCTGTTCACTGACGAGCGGGAACGAGTACGCGCACTGAAAGGCCTTTCCCGTTGGGTATCCTCTTCTCTTCAATACACTCCGGGCACTATCGGAGGTATCAAAGTAGACGGAACCACTTTTCACCATGGCGGTTTCTATCCGGCCTATACCACAGGTGTATTAGCCATGGTAGGACAATTCATCTCCTTAACCAATAAAACGGTCTATGAACCTACCGAAGAAGCCCGTCAAGTACTGAAATCCGCCTTTATTGCCATGCGTAACTACTCCAACAAATATGAGTGGGGAGTTGGCATCAGCGGACGACATCCTTTCGGCGGCTCGATGAAAGCGGATGATGTAGCTGCTTTTGCTTATCTTGCCTTGTCAGGAGACTTATCAGGAGAAGGTAATGCCTTCGATCATCATCTGGCAGCAGACTACCTGCGGCTTTGTGAAAAGGATACCCCCGAAGCGCGTTACTTCAAAACGCAAGGTATCACTCCCGCCTCTGCCCCACAAGGTTTTTTTGTATATAACTATGGAGCGGCAGGTATTTTCCGGAGAAGCGATTGGATGGTAACCTTAAAAGGGTATACCACTGACGTCTGGGGATCTGAGATTTACCGGAAAGATAACCGCTACGGACGTTATCAGAGTTATGGTTCTGTCCAGATTATGGGATACCCCTCACGCCTTTCCAGCGGTTACGATGAGAACGGTTGGGATTGGAATCGCCTACCGGGAACTACAACCATCCACTTACCATTCGAATTGCTGGATAGCCCGCTACCGGGAACTACCATGGCACATTCCAAAGAAAATTTCTCAGGCAGTAGTTCACTGGAAGGAAAAAACGGCATGTTTGTAACGAAACTGATGGAACGTGAACTGAAAAACTTCACCCCGGATTTCGTAGCCCGCAAATCAGTCTTCTGTTTTGAAAACAGGATGATCTGTTTAGGAACAGGTATTCATAACAGCAATAACGAATATCCAACCGAAACAACTCTCTTCCAGAGTACATTCCAAAAAGGAAAAAGCACCATCCTCGTTAACGGAGAAGAAGAAAAAGAGATTGGCTTCAAAAAGAAACTTTCCGGTACTACTGAAAAGTTACTTTCCATCTGGGACGGTTACAATAACCATTATTTCGTAAAAGACGGTAATGTACAAATACAGATCACGAAACAAGAATCCCGTCATGAAAAAACACGCGCTGTAACACAGGGCACTTTCGCTTCAGCATGGATTGAACATGGAAAAGCCCCTAAAAATGGAACGTATGAATACCTCGTATGGATACAGCCAACCGATCAGGAATTAAAAAACTATGAGGCTACGCAAACATACGAAGTATTACAACGGAATGATAGTGCACATATCGTACACGACCGATTAACCGATATTACCGCCTATGCTGTCTTCGAAACCTATCGCTCGCAACGGGATAGCCTGCTTAACCTTATTCCGGCAGAAACAATGGTTATGTATAGGAGGGACAAAGCGAATATCATTATGAGCGTTTGCGATCCAAACCTAAATATTGAGGAAAAGGCATATACCACCAAGAATCCCAGCCGCGTTCTTGAAAAGAGACTAGAATTAAAAGGAAAATGGAAAATCAGTACGCCCAATGAAAAGGTAACCCTGACAGCAGACGGAGAGAATACCATTCTCACTGTTC
- a CDS encoding RagB/SusD family nutrient uptake outer membrane protein, whose amino-acid sequence MKSINNIFKKVCILAIVTSMAGCDMLDTKPYDFVAPETFYKNETDCTMALAGVYWTMAAEHVYGNRYSCMLSNIDDLSYYYRQNQTSAVVANSHNTGNTDLWYTWESLYSGINNANVLLDNIDGASISDEKVRARIKGEAKFLRAYYHFLLVQGWYEVPIRKETVKDITVSSLEATPHAEALDWIIQEMEDCLDMVDDSNYDASPSHVKKTVVEGILARVCLWRAGEPSKGGKPYYEKAAKYAKAVYDSKKHKLNPDVYAMWKALASDQYETTYNESMWEVEFVGTRDDGSYTESRIGNVIGNLQENSAGTGAGYTYAFYAGSLILWDLYDAKDARRDLAMAPYKLNNKDVQVAWKDNQIVDRRCGKYRREWESSSPKHKNYTQENYCLLRYADVLLMLAEAENEANQGPTALAYTCINEVRKRAGIDEVKDLSYGDFQKLIRDERGRELCFESLRKYDLVRWGIYYKAIKEDLGAAVNDARWSTANNAKGAAQYVSNTTEKNQFLPIPTKELGVNTKLEQNKYWK is encoded by the coding sequence ATGAAAAGTATCAATAATATCTTCAAGAAAGTTTGCATCTTGGCAATAGTTACTTCTATGGCTGGTTGCGATATGCTTGACACCAAGCCCTACGATTTTGTAGCGCCTGAAACATTCTACAAGAATGAAACTGATTGCACAATGGCATTAGCCGGTGTATACTGGACAATGGCAGCAGAACATGTGTATGGAAACCGTTATTCTTGCATGTTGTCCAATATTGACGATTTGAGTTATTACTATCGTCAAAACCAAACAAGTGCGGTAGTGGCCAATTCACATAATACGGGTAATACCGATCTATGGTACACATGGGAATCACTTTACTCAGGAATCAATAATGCCAATGTATTGCTCGACAATATCGATGGAGCCAGTATCTCTGACGAGAAAGTAAGAGCACGCATCAAAGGAGAAGCTAAATTCCTGCGCGCCTATTATCATTTCTTGCTGGTACAAGGTTGGTATGAAGTGCCCATCCGTAAAGAAACAGTAAAAGATATTACCGTCAGCAGTCTGGAGGCTACCCCCCACGCCGAAGCACTCGACTGGATCATTCAGGAAATGGAAGACTGCCTCGATATGGTAGATGACAGCAACTATGATGCATCCCCTTCACATGTGAAGAAAACTGTAGTAGAAGGTATTCTGGCTCGTGTATGTTTGTGGCGCGCAGGCGAACCTTCAAAAGGTGGAAAGCCATATTATGAAAAAGCTGCCAAGTATGCTAAAGCAGTGTACGATTCCAAGAAGCATAAGCTGAATCCGGATGTATATGCCATGTGGAAAGCCTTAGCTTCCGACCAGTATGAAACTACCTACAATGAAAGCATGTGGGAAGTAGAATTTGTTGGAACACGTGACGACGGTAGTTATACTGAAAGCCGTATCGGTAATGTAATCGGCAACCTTCAGGAAAACTCTGCAGGAACAGGCGCCGGTTATACGTATGCATTCTATGCCGGTAGTTTGATTCTGTGGGATTTGTATGATGCAAAAGATGCTCGCCGCGATCTTGCTATGGCACCTTACAAACTCAATAACAAAGATGTACAGGTTGCTTGGAAAGATAATCAGATTGTAGACCGTCGTTGTGGCAAATACCGTCGTGAATGGGAGAGCAGCAGCCCTAAGCATAAGAACTATACTCAAGAGAACTATTGTCTCCTGCGTTATGCCGATGTACTGCTCATGCTCGCTGAAGCTGAAAACGAAGCAAACCAAGGTCCTACAGCATTAGCTTACACATGTATCAACGAAGTACGTAAACGTGCAGGAATTGACGAAGTGAAAGATTTGTCATACGGTGACTTCCAGAAATTGATCCGTGATGAACGTGGTCGTGAACTTTGCTTTGAGTCTCTTCGCAAGTACGACCTGGTACGTTGGGGCATTTACTACAAGGCTATCAAAGAGGATTTGGGAGCAGCAGTCAATGATGCACGTTGGTCTACTGCCAACAATGCCAAAGGAGCGGCTCAGTATGTAAGTAATACAACTGAAAAGAACCAGTTCCTCCCCATTCCGACTAAGGAACTTGGTGTAAACACCAAATTGGAACAAAACAAATATTGGAAATAA
- a CDS encoding SusC/RagA family TonB-linked outer membrane protein, which translates to MKQKVTLMLLATFLCCVLGVQAQTGSQVTGKVVDAMGELPGVSVVVKGTTNGTITALDGSFKLDNVKSSDILQFSFVGYKTQEIKVGSQKTFNVTLQEDAQALDEVVVVAVGYGDVKRRDLTGAIGKANMSDLTKTPINNVAETLGGRIAGVQVSSTDGGLGDNFNIVIRGAGSLTQSTAPLYVIDGFPSETSGMSALNPNDIESIDVLKDASATAIYGSRGANGVVIITTKKGKAGKATLSYNGSVSVSKVRNTMDMMNGYDFVNLQKEIMEGNTKEVDGEKVDEFAYYYLKDGITLDDYKNFKSYDWQDEVYRTAISHNHYVGLSGGSDKMDYSASLSYSNQQGVIINSDLSRYQGRFNFNQRINKSIKINANANFASNVQNGPNPSTAETTVSNSLMYSVWGYRPVSPSGSDLLAELYDSDVDMSNDYRFNPVLSAKNEFRRTTTNHLQANLGVEWEIIKNLKFKVTAGYTGRDIKREEFNGSQTSTGNTHPSNTRSKGINAFLRQQETRNYLNENTLSYVYAKNNHNLNALVGATFQKYTSYLSSITQEQITNEAFGMSGIGKGSATPVVTASQGENAMISYLGRINYNYASKYYVTASMRTDGSSKFAPGNRWGYFPSASLAWAFGREKFVSDALPWLSNGKLRASWGLTGNNRIGDFDYMAQLVTSSNVYKYPWGSSFYPGYVLGSMANEKLKWETTEQYDFGLDLGFFDGRINVTMDYYIKTTKDLLLGADVPASSGYSSATLNVGKLRNKGFELTLETINIKGKNFTWTSNFNIAFNSNKIVELNYGQDDMISFVNWDNKYKTMPAYISKKGDAAGSMYGFIYDGVYKYEDFNTSVDANGKTIYKLKDDVVRISDDAQPGDPKYKKLSDKEGNKITDDDRTIIGNGQPKHTGGFSNNFVYKNWDLNIFLQWSYGNDILNANRMVFENPQSKKNTNMFASYTNRWSPENPASNMPRARAIGAEYYSSLYIEDGSFLKLKTISLGYNFTPNTLRSLGISAARLFVSAENIATITGYSGSDPEVSTRNSVLTPGFDWSAYPRSFNASLGINITF; encoded by the coding sequence ATGAAACAGAAAGTAACCTTAATGCTACTGGCAACTTTTCTCTGCTGCGTATTAGGCGTACAAGCACAGACAGGTAGCCAAGTTACAGGTAAAGTTGTTGATGCTATGGGAGAACTTCCCGGAGTTAGCGTCGTTGTGAAAGGAACTACTAATGGAACTATTACCGCACTTGACGGTAGTTTTAAATTAGACAATGTTAAATCCTCTGATATCCTGCAATTCTCTTTTGTAGGTTATAAAACTCAAGAAATTAAAGTTGGCAGCCAAAAGACTTTCAATGTTACTCTGCAAGAAGACGCACAGGCATTGGATGAGGTAGTCGTTGTGGCTGTTGGTTATGGTGACGTAAAACGTCGCGACTTAACCGGAGCTATCGGTAAGGCTAATATGAGCGACTTGACCAAAACCCCTATCAACAACGTAGCAGAAACACTGGGTGGACGTATCGCCGGTGTACAGGTATCTTCCACAGATGGTGGTCTGGGCGACAACTTTAATATCGTAATCCGTGGTGCCGGTTCTTTAACTCAAAGTACCGCTCCGTTGTACGTTATTGACGGTTTCCCAAGTGAGACTTCCGGAATGAGCGCCCTCAACCCGAACGATATTGAATCCATCGACGTATTGAAAGATGCTTCTGCAACAGCGATCTACGGTTCTCGTGGTGCCAATGGTGTTGTTATCATCACAACAAAGAAGGGTAAAGCCGGAAAAGCAACTCTCTCTTATAATGGTAGTGTCAGTGTTAGCAAAGTAAGAAACACCATGGACATGATGAACGGCTACGATTTCGTCAACCTGCAAAAAGAAATCATGGAAGGAAATACCAAAGAAGTAGATGGAGAAAAAGTGGATGAGTTTGCTTACTACTATCTGAAAGATGGTATCACTCTCGATGATTATAAAAACTTCAAGAGCTATGATTGGCAGGACGAAGTTTATCGTACAGCTATCAGCCACAACCACTATGTAGGTTTAAGTGGTGGCAGCGATAAAATGGACTACTCTGCATCACTCTCTTACAGCAACCAACAGGGTGTCATCATCAACTCTGACCTCTCTCGTTACCAGGGCCGTTTCAACTTCAACCAAAGAATCAATAAGAGCATAAAGATCAATGCAAATGCAAACTTTGCAAGCAACGTGCAAAACGGTCCCAATCCTTCCACCGCAGAAACAACAGTATCCAACTCACTGATGTATAGCGTATGGGGTTATCGTCCGGTTTCTCCCTCCGGTTCCGACCTTCTGGCCGAACTGTACGATAGCGATGTGGACATGAGTAATGACTACCGTTTCAACCCGGTACTCTCTGCAAAGAATGAGTTCCGTCGTACCACAACCAACCATCTGCAAGCCAACTTAGGTGTAGAATGGGAAATTATCAAAAACCTGAAGTTCAAAGTTACTGCCGGATACACCGGACGCGACATCAAAAGAGAAGAATTCAACGGAAGCCAAACTAGTACCGGTAATACACATCCGTCTAATACACGAAGCAAAGGCATCAATGCATTCCTGAGACAACAGGAGACAAGAAACTACCTGAACGAAAATACATTGTCATACGTTTATGCAAAGAACAATCACAACCTGAATGCTTTAGTCGGTGCTACTTTCCAAAAATACACCAGCTATCTTAGCAGCATTACCCAGGAACAGATTACAAACGAAGCTTTCGGAATGTCCGGTATCGGCAAAGGTTCCGCAACTCCGGTTGTCACAGCATCACAAGGAGAAAACGCCATGATTTCTTATCTGGGACGTATCAACTACAACTATGCATCCAAGTATTATGTTACAGCATCTATGCGTACCGATGGTTCTTCCAAATTTGCCCCCGGCAATCGTTGGGGTTACTTCCCATCAGCTTCATTGGCTTGGGCATTCGGTCGTGAGAAGTTCGTATCCGACGCACTTCCTTGGTTGTCAAACGGTAAATTACGTGCAAGCTGGGGTCTCACAGGTAACAACCGTATCGGTGACTTCGACTATATGGCACAATTGGTTACCAGTTCTAATGTATACAAATATCCTTGGGGCAGTTCTTTCTATCCCGGATATGTATTAGGATCAATGGCCAATGAAAAGTTGAAATGGGAAACTACCGAACAATATGACTTCGGTTTGGATCTTGGTTTCTTTGATGGGCGTATCAATGTAACAATGGACTATTATATCAAAACTACCAAAGATCTGTTGTTGGGTGCAGATGTTCCCGCAAGTTCCGGATACTCCAGTGCTACACTGAATGTTGGTAAATTACGCAATAAAGGTTTTGAGCTTACACTGGAAACTATAAACATCAAGGGTAAGAACTTTACATGGACTTCTAACTTTAACATTGCCTTCAACAGCAATAAGATTGTAGAACTGAATTACGGGCAAGATGACATGATCAGTTTCGTAAACTGGGATAACAAATATAAGACCATGCCTGCTTATATCAGCAAAAAAGGTGACGCAGCCGGAAGTATGTACGGTTTCATCTATGACGGTGTTTACAAATATGAAGATTTCAACACCTCAGTTGATGCTAATGGCAAAACCATATACAAACTGAAAGATGATGTAGTTCGTATTTCAGACGATGCCCAACCGGGTGATCCGAAATATAAGAAGCTAAGTGATAAAGAAGGCAATAAAATCACTGATGACGATCGCACCATTATTGGTAACGGACAGCCCAAGCATACAGGTGGTTTCAGCAATAACTTTGTCTACAAGAACTGGGATCTTAATATCTTCCTGCAATGGAGCTACGGCAACGATATTTTGAATGCGAACCGCATGGTATTTGAAAATCCTCAAAGCAAGAAGAATACAAATATGTTCGCTTCTTATACAAACCGCTGGAGTCCTGAGAATCCGGCTAGCAACATGCCACGTGCAAGAGCTATCGGTGCAGAATACTACAGTTCTCTGTATATAGAAGACGGTTCGTTCTTGAAGTTAAAGACCATCTCACTGGGTTACAATTTCACACCTAATACATTGCGTTCTTTAGGTATCAGTGCAGCCAGACTCTTTGTTTCGGCAGAGAATATAGCCACCATTACAGGTTATTCCGGTTCCGATCCTGAGGTTTCTACACGTAACAGTGTATTGACTCCCGGTTTCGACTGGTCCGCTTATCCGCGTTCATTCAACGCATCACTTGGTATTAACATAACCTTCTAA
- a CDS encoding sulfatase-like hydrolase/transferase, whose product MKHFSPLWSLLPGAALIAGCGNPSKKETADTTRQKPNVIYLIADDLGIGDLSCYGATKISTPNIDRLAGQGVQFTNAYATSSTSTPSRFGLLTGMYPWRQENTGIAPGNSELIINTACVTMADMFKAEGYATGAVGKWHLGLGPKGGTDFNHLIKPNTQDIGFDYEYIIPATVDRVPCVFVENGHVVGLDPDDPITVNYHHKVGDWPTGLENPELVKLKPSQGHNNTIVNGIPRIGWMTGGKSALWVDEDIADVITGKAKDFIIKHKDEPFFMYMGTQDVHVPRVPHARFAGKSGMGTRGDVILQLDWTVGEIMNTLDSLNLADNTIFVFCSDNGPVIDDGYQDQAFELLNGHTPMKQYRGGKYSAYEAGTRIPFIVRWPAGIQPCKQQALFSMIDVYASLATLLNHPLTPATVAPDSRDQLSTFLGKDNTGCDYVVQQNLNNTLSIIQGTWKYIEPSNKPAIEHWTRMELGNDPEPQLYNISIDPSEKDNVAATHPEMVKELSALLEQVKAGKNQGIR is encoded by the coding sequence ATGAAACATTTTTCCCCTTTATGGTCCCTTCTTCCGGGCGCAGCCCTGATAGCCGGATGCGGAAATCCGTCGAAGAAAGAAACCGCCGACACTACCCGTCAGAAGCCTAATGTTATCTACCTGATTGCCGACGATCTGGGCATCGGTGACTTGAGTTGCTATGGCGCCACTAAAATAAGTACCCCCAATATCGACCGCCTTGCCGGACAAGGTGTGCAGTTCACTAATGCCTATGCCACCTCTTCCACCAGTACCCCCTCCCGCTTCGGTCTGCTGACAGGTATGTATCCCTGGCGACAGGAAAATACAGGAATCGCCCCCGGCAACTCCGAGCTCATTATCAATACAGCCTGCGTCACCATGGCCGACATGTTTAAGGCAGAAGGATATGCTACCGGAGCCGTTGGTAAATGGCATCTAGGACTTGGTCCTAAAGGAGGCACAGACTTCAACCATCTTATCAAGCCGAATACCCAGGATATAGGATTTGATTATGAATACATTATTCCCGCCACTGTGGATCGTGTACCTTGCGTATTCGTAGAAAACGGACACGTTGTAGGTTTAGACCCCGACGACCCCATTACCGTTAATTACCACCATAAAGTAGGTGACTGGCCTACCGGACTGGAAAATCCCGAACTCGTAAAACTGAAACCCAGCCAGGGTCATAATAATACAATCGTAAACGGTATTCCCCGTATCGGCTGGATGACTGGTGGGAAATCGGCTCTTTGGGTAGATGAAGACATTGCAGATGTCATCACCGGTAAAGCTAAAGACTTTATCATAAAACATAAAGACGAACCTTTCTTCATGTATATGGGTACACAAGACGTACACGTTCCTCGCGTACCTCATGCCCGTTTTGCCGGAAAGAGCGGTATGGGAACCCGTGGCGACGTAATCCTGCAACTGGATTGGACTGTAGGCGAGATCATGAATACTCTGGATAGTCTGAACCTTGCAGATAACACTATCTTTGTGTTCTGTAGCGATAATGGTCCCGTTATTGACGACGGCTATCAGGATCAGGCTTTCGAATTGCTGAACGGTCATACTCCTATGAAACAATACCGTGGCGGTAAGTATAGTGCTTATGAAGCCGGAACACGTATTCCCTTCATTGTACGTTGGCCTGCCGGTATTCAACCTTGCAAACAGCAAGCTTTATTCTCTATGATCGACGTGTATGCTTCCTTGGCTACCTTACTGAATCACCCGCTTACACCTGCAACCGTCGCTCCCGACAGCCGTGACCAACTGTCTACTTTCTTAGGGAAAGATAATACCGGATGTGATTATGTAGTACAGCAGAATCTGAATAATACCTTATCAATTATTCAAGGAACATGGAAATACATCGAACCAAGCAACAAACCAGCCATCGAACATTGGACGAGAATGGAGTTAGGAAACGATCCCGAGCCCCAACTGTACAATATTTCCATCGATCCATCGGAAAAAGATAATGTTGCGGCAACGCATCCGGAGATGGTAAAAGAGCTTTCAGCATTACTAGAGCAGGTGAAAGCAGGTAAGAACCAAGGAATAAGGTAG